In Mastacembelus armatus chromosome 5, fMasArm1.2, whole genome shotgun sequence, a single genomic region encodes these proteins:
- the nelfcd gene encoding negative elongation factor C/D isoform X1 — translation MDEEYYSGGGEWDSGEGGVIMEDGYVEGESDGKIQEDCLQKFSSRDYIMEPAIFNTLKMYFQAGGSPEHVIQLLSENYSAVAQTVNLLAEWLIQMGVEPAQVQERVENHLKSLLIKHFDPQKADSIFTVEGETPAWLEQMIAHTTWRDLFYKLAEAHPDCLMLNFTVKLISDAGYQGEITSVSTACQQLEVFSRVLRTSLATLLDGGEENLEKNLPEFAKMVCHGEHTYLFAQAMMSILAQEEQGGSAVRRISQEVQKSAHERGHDASQITLALGTAAAYPRACQALGAMLSKGALNPADITVLFKMFSSMDPPPVELIRVPAFLDLFMQSLFKPGSKINQDHKHKYIHILAYAASVVETWKKNKRVNINKDELKSTSKAIETVHNLCCNENKGATELVAELGTLYQCIRFPVVAMGVLKWVDWTVSEPRYFQLQTDHTPVHLALLDEICTCHQLLHPQVLQLLIKLFETEHSQLDVMEQLELKKTLLDRMVHLLSRGYVLPVVGYIRKCLEKLNTDISLIRYFVTEVLDVIAPPYTSDFVQLFLPILENDSIAGTIRTEGEHDPVAEFIAHCKSNFIMIN, via the exons ATGGACGAGGAATATTACAGCGGCGGAGGAGAGTGGGACAGCGGGGAGGGCGGCGTTATCATG GAGGACGGTTATGTAGAAGGAGAGAGCGATGGGAAAATCCAAGAAGATTGTCTGCAGAAATTCTCTAGCAGAGACTACATTATGGAGCCTGCGATCTTCAACACACTCAAAAT GTACTTCCAGGCAGGTGGCTCTCCAGAACATGTGATCCAGCTTCTTTCTGAAAACTACTCTGCTGTGGCTCAGACCGTCAACCTGTTGGCAGAGTGGCTCATCCAGATGG GTGTAGAGCCTGCTCAGGTCCAAGAGCGAGTGGAAAATCATCTCAAGAGTCTCCTGATAAAGCACTTTGACCCTCAGAAAGCAGATTCTATTTTCACTGTCGAGGGAGAG ACTCCTGCTTGGCTTGAGCAGATGATTGCACACACCACGTGGAGGGATCTTTTCTATAAGCTAGCAGAGGCTCACCCAGACTGCCTGATGCTCAACTTCACTGTAAAG CTCATTTCAGATGCAGGTTACCAAGGGGAGATCACCAGTGTGTCTACAGCGTGTCAGCAGCTGGAGGTTTTCTCCCGAGTACTGCGGACGTCCCTGGCCACGCTGCtggatggaggagaggaaaacCTTGAGAAGAACTTGCCGGAATTTGCT AAGATGGTGTGTCACGGCGAGCACACCTACCTGTTTGCCCAGGCCATGATGTCCATCCTCGCTCAGGAGGAACAGGGTGGTTCAGCCGTGCGTCGGATCAGCCAGGAGGTGCAGAAGTCAGCACATGAGAg AGGTCATGATGCCAGTCAGATAACACTTGCACTTGGTACAGCAGCAGCCTACCCTCGAGCTTGTCAGGCACTGGGTGCCATGTTGTCTAAAGGAGCCCTGAATCCTGCAGATATTACCGTATTGTTTAAGATGTTCAGCAGCATGGACCCTCCTCCTGTGGAGCTG ATTAGAGTTCCTGCCTTTCTGGACCTGTTCATGCAGTCGTTGTTTAAGCCTGGATCAAAGATCAACCAAGaccataaacacaaatacatccaCATCCTGGCCTATGCTGCCAGTGTGGTTGAGACGTGGAAAAAG AACAAGCGAGTCAACATAAATAAAGACGAGCTGAAGTCGACTTCCAAGGCCATAGAGACTGTGCACAACCTGTGCTGCAATGAGAACAAAGGAGCTACAGAGCTGGTGGCTGAACTCGGCACTTTATACCAATGCATCCG GTTTCCGGTGGTGGCTATGGGGGTGTTAAAGTGGGTGGACTGGACGGTGTCTGAGCCGCGGTACTTCCAGCTCCAGACTGACCACACTCCAGTACATTTAGCTCTGCTGGATGAG ATCTGCACCTGCCACCAGCTGCTGCACCCGcaggtgctgcagctgctcatcaAACTGTTTGAGACGGAGCACTCCCAGCTGGACGTCATGGAGCAG CTGGAGCTGAAGAAGACTCTGCTGGACCGAATGGTTCATCTGCTGAGTCGTGGTTACGTCCTGCCTGTGGTTGGTTACATTCGAAAGTGTCTGGAGAAACTCAACACGGATATTTCTCTCATTCGATATTTTGTCACTGAG GTGCTGGATGTGATCGCTCCCCCCTACACCTCAGACTTTGTTCAGCTCTTCCTGCCCATACTGGAGAACGACAGCATCGCAGGAACGATCCGCACAGAGGGAGAACACGACCCTGTTGCTGAGTTCATTG CTCACTGCAAGTCAAACTTCATCATGATAAACTGA
- the nelfcd gene encoding negative elongation factor C/D isoform X2, producing MDEEYYSGGGEWDSGEGGVIMEDGYVEGESDGKIQEDCLQKFSSRDYIMEPAIFNTLKMYFQAGGSPEHVIQLLSENYSAVAQTVNLLAEWLIQMGVEPAQVQERVENHLKSLLIKHFDPQKADSIFTVEGETPAWLEQMIAHTTWRDLFYKLAEAHPDCLMLNFTVKLISDAGYQGEITSVSTACQQLEVFSRVLRTSLATLLDGGEENLEKNLPEFAKMVCHGEHTYLFAQAMMSILAQEEQGGSAVRRISQEVQKSAHERGHDASQITLALGTAAAYPRACQALGAMLSKGALNPADITVLFKMFSSMDPPPVELIRVPAFLDLFMQSLFKPGSKINQDHKHKYIHILAYAASVVETWKKNKRVNINKDELKSTSKAIETVHNLCCNENKGATELVAELGTLYQCIRFPVVAMGVLKWVDWTVSEPRYFQLQTDHTPVHLALLDEICTCHQLLHPQVLQLLIKLFETEHSQLDVMEQVLDVIAPPYTSDFVQLFLPILENDSIAGTIRTEGEHDPVAEFIAHCKSNFIMIN from the exons ATGGACGAGGAATATTACAGCGGCGGAGGAGAGTGGGACAGCGGGGAGGGCGGCGTTATCATG GAGGACGGTTATGTAGAAGGAGAGAGCGATGGGAAAATCCAAGAAGATTGTCTGCAGAAATTCTCTAGCAGAGACTACATTATGGAGCCTGCGATCTTCAACACACTCAAAAT GTACTTCCAGGCAGGTGGCTCTCCAGAACATGTGATCCAGCTTCTTTCTGAAAACTACTCTGCTGTGGCTCAGACCGTCAACCTGTTGGCAGAGTGGCTCATCCAGATGG GTGTAGAGCCTGCTCAGGTCCAAGAGCGAGTGGAAAATCATCTCAAGAGTCTCCTGATAAAGCACTTTGACCCTCAGAAAGCAGATTCTATTTTCACTGTCGAGGGAGAG ACTCCTGCTTGGCTTGAGCAGATGATTGCACACACCACGTGGAGGGATCTTTTCTATAAGCTAGCAGAGGCTCACCCAGACTGCCTGATGCTCAACTTCACTGTAAAG CTCATTTCAGATGCAGGTTACCAAGGGGAGATCACCAGTGTGTCTACAGCGTGTCAGCAGCTGGAGGTTTTCTCCCGAGTACTGCGGACGTCCCTGGCCACGCTGCtggatggaggagaggaaaacCTTGAGAAGAACTTGCCGGAATTTGCT AAGATGGTGTGTCACGGCGAGCACACCTACCTGTTTGCCCAGGCCATGATGTCCATCCTCGCTCAGGAGGAACAGGGTGGTTCAGCCGTGCGTCGGATCAGCCAGGAGGTGCAGAAGTCAGCACATGAGAg AGGTCATGATGCCAGTCAGATAACACTTGCACTTGGTACAGCAGCAGCCTACCCTCGAGCTTGTCAGGCACTGGGTGCCATGTTGTCTAAAGGAGCCCTGAATCCTGCAGATATTACCGTATTGTTTAAGATGTTCAGCAGCATGGACCCTCCTCCTGTGGAGCTG ATTAGAGTTCCTGCCTTTCTGGACCTGTTCATGCAGTCGTTGTTTAAGCCTGGATCAAAGATCAACCAAGaccataaacacaaatacatccaCATCCTGGCCTATGCTGCCAGTGTGGTTGAGACGTGGAAAAAG AACAAGCGAGTCAACATAAATAAAGACGAGCTGAAGTCGACTTCCAAGGCCATAGAGACTGTGCACAACCTGTGCTGCAATGAGAACAAAGGAGCTACAGAGCTGGTGGCTGAACTCGGCACTTTATACCAATGCATCCG GTTTCCGGTGGTGGCTATGGGGGTGTTAAAGTGGGTGGACTGGACGGTGTCTGAGCCGCGGTACTTCCAGCTCCAGACTGACCACACTCCAGTACATTTAGCTCTGCTGGATGAG ATCTGCACCTGCCACCAGCTGCTGCACCCGcaggtgctgcagctgctcatcaAACTGTTTGAGACGGAGCACTCCCAGCTGGACGTCATGGAGCAG GTGCTGGATGTGATCGCTCCCCCCTACACCTCAGACTTTGTTCAGCTCTTCCTGCCCATACTGGAGAACGACAGCATCGCAGGAACGATCCGCACAGAGGGAGAACACGACCCTGTTGCTGAGTTCATTG CTCACTGCAAGTCAAACTTCATCATGATAAACTGA